CTTTCCTTGCTGGCGCTGCCTACGGTGGCATGGTATTTGCTTTTTAGCTTTCTGCCCATGTTCGGACTTGTGATTGCGTTTAAAAATTACAAGGTTACGGGGGGAAAGAGCTTTCTTTATAATGTAGTTCACAGTGAGTGGGCGGGATTTAAGAATTTTGAATTCTTAATAAAATCCAATGATCTTTTTGTCATACTGCGTAATACCATTTGCTATAACCTGGTATTTATTGTGCTGGGAATGACGATTTCCGTCAGTCTGGCGATTATGATCAGTCTGCTTCACAGCAAAAGGAAATCCAAGGTTTACCAAACCCTGATGTTTTTTCCGTATTTTATGTCATGGGTAGTTGCTGCATATTTTCTGGACGCATTTTTAAACCAGGATAACGGGCTGATAAACGGAATGTTAAGGGATTTGGGCAGGGCGCCCGTCCAATGGTATATGAAGCCGGGAAAGTGGCCGTTTATTCTGGTTTTTATGTACTTATGGAAATCCTGCGGTTACAATATGGTAATTTACTTATCCGCCATTACCGGCATCGACACCACTCTATATGAGGCGGCTGTGGTGGATGGGGCAGGCAAGGGTCAGCAGGTGCGGTATATTACACTGCCTTGTTTGAAAAATGTGATTCTCATGATGTTCATATTAAACGTGGGGAAGATTTTTTATTCGGATTTTGGATTGTTTTACCAGCTTTCCCAGGGGGCAGGAGGTTCGATCTTCAATACCACGGCAACCATTGATACATACGTATTTAATGCCCTTCAATTCTCCACACCCATTGGGATGACGTCTGCTGCTACATTTTTTCAATCTGTGTCATGCTGTATTACAATTCTTGCGGCCAATGCTCTGATAAAAAGGATTGATTCCAGCAGTGCTATATTATGAAAACAAAAAGATGTTTTCATAATCGGATGGACGGCAGCAGAGAACGCTGCCTTTTATCAGAAGCTGCGTTGCATCTTCTGATAACCTATTATAGGAGGTAAAAACGATGGGAAAGAACAAAAGGGAAGAAGAGGAAGGATTCGGCTTGAACCGGATATCAGGAAAGGTAAACGCGCTTTTTCATGGGATTTTTATTTTGGTGACAAGTTTATGCATACTTCCCATGATATTTGTTTTTATGATTTCCATTTCTTCCGAACAGTCTATCAAGATGAACGGGTACCGCTTTTGGCCGGAAGTCTTTTCTCTGGAAGCCTATAGGTTTTTATTGCGGGAAGGGAAAATGATTTTGCACGCGTTAGGAGTTTCCTGCTTTGTTACGGTGGTGGGGACGGTAGTGGGGGTGCTGCTTACAACCTTGATGGGGTATGTGCTTTCACGAAGGGAATACAGGCTAAACGGGCTTTGCACCATGATTGTGTTTATTCCTATGATTTTTAATGGAGGAATGATTTCTTCTTATGTGGTGAATACTCAGTTTTTGCACTTGAAAAACTCCATATGGGCTTTGATTTTGCCTTTGTGTGTTTCCTCCTTTAACGTAGTCATTTGCAAGACATTTTTTAGGATCAATATTCCGGATTCTGTGATTGAATCGGCGCAAATGGACGGCGCGTCTCATTTTACCATCTTCGGAAGGATTGCGCTGCCTTTGTCAAAGCCTTTGATTGCCACTGTGGCTTTGTTTTTGACTTTTGGCTTTTGGAATGACTGGTTTCAGTCCTCTTTGTACATTACCAATACAAAACTGTTTTCCCTGCAGGCCCTTTTGGACCATGTGCAGAGAAACATTGCAATGATGGCAAATAATCCTTCTTTGGGAGTGAACTTAAAACAGTACATGAATACCATGCCCAAGGAAGGCGCAAGAATGGCAATGGCAATGATTATTATCGTGCCGATTGCCTGTACCTATCCGTTTTTCCAGAGATATTTTGTCACTGGGCTTACGGTGGGAGCAGTGAAGGGATAATGGAAACTATTATTAATATATAGATAAGGAGAACAGGTACTATGAAAAAGAAAACACTTATTGGAATGGCATGTGTAATGGGAATGGCCCTTTTGGCAGGTTGCCAAAGTGCCGGTACAAAAGGCGGGGCAGAAGAAGCCAAGGGGGTGGAAAAATCCGGAAAGGAAGATACGGTGACTTTAAAATGGATCCAGGTAGGGAACGGAATGCCTGACAATTACGATGCCTGGCTGGCACAAATCAACCCCTATCTGGAGGAAAAAATCGGCGTCAACCTGGATATGGAAGTAGTGCCCTGGGGTGATTGGGAAAACCGCCGCAGTGTAATCGTGAACTCGGGAGAATATTTTGACATTCTTTTTACAGATCAGACAAGGTACAATGCGGAAGCAGCTACAGGCGCTCTTTATGACATGACCGATCTTTTAAAAACCAAGGCCCCACAGTTGTATGACATGATTCCGGAGGACTACTGGCGGGCTGCTTCCATCGGAGGGAAAATATACGCAGTTCCTACATATAAGGATAGTTCTGTCACTGAGTATTTTATATGGGATAAAACAAAGGCGGATCAATACGGCATTGATATCCAGACGGTGAACAGCTTTGAGACGCTGCATGAAGCTCTTGAAAAAATGAAGGCCGGCGGGGAGAAGACACCTTATTTCATGTCCAAGTCAGGGGCGGACTTCCTTGTAAAGGATTATTATGACCAGTTAGGCTCCGGGCTTGCCGCTTTGGGAATCCGCTATGACGACAATACCAAAACAGTGGTAAATCCCATGGAGCAGGAAGATGTATTAAAACAGCTTGATATTGTTCATAAAATGTATCAGGAAGGGATCATTAACGGAGATGCGCCTACTGCAGACGATTCTAACAAATACAGAACCTTTTTCACCTGTCAGGGCTGGAGCGGAGCGGCAGCATCTACCTGGGGTCCCATCAATGGAATTGATAATTGTGTGGCAGTGCAGTACGGGAATACGGTAGTTTCCAATACTTCGGTGCGTGGCTCTTTAAATGCTGTTTACTCCGGTTGTAAAAATCCGGAAAAAGCCATTTTGTTTTTGCAGCTGGTGAATACAGATTCTAAGGTACGGGACCTTTTGTATTATGGGGTAGAAGGAGAGAATTTTGTATACACACAGGACGGAAAAGTAGACAAAAAGAATTCAGACTGGAGTCTGGCAGGCTATACCCAGGGTACCTTTTTCCAGGTTTCCCAGCTTGCTACCGATGAATTTAACCAATGGGATGAGGTAAGGGAATTAAATGCCAGCGCTTCCCCGTCTGTTATGTTAGGCTTTGACATGGATACCAGCAACGTGGAAACAGAGCTGGCCAGCTGCAGGGCGGTCTATGAGAAATACAGAGCAGAGTTTTTTACCGGCGCTAGAGACCCGCGGGAATTAATAGAAGTGATAAAAAAGGAGCTTTCTGCCGCAGGCTGGGAAAGAATCAGGGAGGAAGCCCAAAAACAGGTGGATGACTGGAAATAGGAGCGAGGAAAGTTTATGTGGTTTATTGACAAACGGATACAGGTAATCTGTGAGGAATTAAAAAGGCTGTCAGTGGTAAAAAAGCTGCCGATCAGAAACCTGCAGTATAAAAAAGGGCAGTATTTTTATCCATGGGAAGCAGAACAGGCCCTGGCTCCCTGGGAGGATTTTATCCCAGGGAATATGAAATGGTACGGGCCGGACCAGCATTACTGGTTCCGGACAACGTACACTGTACCGGAAGAATTGGACGGAAAGACCCTGCGTCTTCATGTGAAGACCCAGATTGAGGAATGGGACGATGCCAAAAACCCCCAGTTTCTTTTGTTTGCCGGCGGCAAAATCCTCCAGGGAATGGATATGAACCACAGAAGCGTCCAGCTGACAGGAAAAGCCCAGGCAGGGGAATGCTGGGAGTTGGATATGCAAGCTTATACAGGAACGCTGCATTCTGAATTTGATATGATTGCGGAGATATGGCAGGTGGATGTAAGGCTTGAAAAGCTGTACTATGATCTGGTGGTTCCCCTGCAGGCATTTGGACGCATGGAAAAAGAGGATAAGGTAAGGCTTGATTTGGAAACGGTGCTGAATGAGACGGTGAACCTGCTGGATTTGCGCAATCCTTATTCGTCTGCATTTTACGAAAGCGTGGAACGTGCGTCTGCTTACTTAAAAGAGGCCTTGTATGAAGCCATGGGCGGTTACGAAGAGGTGATTGCCACCTGTATTGGCCATACCCATATTGATGTGGCGTGGTGGTGGACCGTGGAGCAGACAAGGGAAAAGGTGGCCAGAAGTTTTGCCACCGTACTAAAGCTGATGGAAGAATATCCCAATTATAAATTTATGTCCAGTCAGCCCCAGCTCTATCTGTTTTTAAAGGAACGCTATCCGGAGCTTTACGAGAAGATAAAGGACAGAGTCAGGGAAGGACGCTGGGAGCCGGAAGGGGGGATGTGGCTGGAAGCAGACACCAATTTGACTTCCGGTGAATCTCTGGTACGCCAGTTCCTTTACGGGAAGAAATTCTTTCAGGAAGAGTTCGGAACAGACAACCGGATTTTGTGGCTTCCGGATGTATTTGGTTATTCCGGAGCATTGCCTCAGATCATGAAGAAATGCGGCATTGACTATTTTATGACTACGAAACTGTCGTGGAACCAGGTGGATCAAATGCCCTATGATACATTCCTCTGGAAAGGGATTGATGGTACGGAGGTTTTTACCCATTTGGTGACCACCCTGGGAGTGGGACAAAGCACGGACGATTTTTTTACCACTTATAACGGAGTCCTTCATCCGGATTCTATTATGGGCGGGTGGAAGCGGTATCAGAATAAGGATATTAACAACGATATTTTGATTTCCTACGGCTATGGAGACGGCGGCGGAGGACCTACCAGGGAAATGCTGGAGACTTCTTTGAGAATGGAGAAGGGGATTCAGGGAATTCCCAGGGTGCGCCAGGAGTTTTCCGGGACTTATTTTAAAGAGTTATTTGACAGGGTAAAGGGAAAACGCAGGCTTCCTACCTGGGAAGGTGAGCTGTATTTTGAGTATCACAGGGGAACCTATACCTCCATGGCAAGAAATAAGCGGGCTAACAGAAAATGCGAATTTCTGATGATGAATCTGGAATTTTTCAGCCTTCTTGCCTCATGGAAGGGCATTGCATATCCCAAAGAAGAAATAGACAGAATGTGGAAAGTGATTCTTTTGAATCAATTCCACGACATTTTGCCCGGAACGTCTATTCACCAGGTGTATGAGGTAACGAAAAGGGAGTATGAAGAACTGGAAGAAACCGGAAGTAAGCTGGTGAAAAAAGGGATGGAGGTTCTCGCAGACGGAGGAAATGCCATTACGGTGTTTAATACTCTGGGCTTTGACAGGGACGATCTGCTGCATTTGCCTAAGGGAATGAAGGGTGTGCTAAAAGACAGGGAAGGCAATATTTATCCGGTGCAGGAACTTCAGGACTGTTCCATTGCCTATGTGAAAGGCATTCCGTCCAAGGGCCTAAAAAGCTTTGAAACAGAAAGGGAGGAAGCTTCCGGCTGTGCCAGGGAAACAGGCAGTCCCTTTGTGAGAAAGGGAAACCAGCTGGAAACGCCTTATTACATCGTAAAACTGGATGAAAATGGACTGTTTGCCTCTGTCTATGATAAGAAAAACAAAAGGGAAGTCCTGAAAGAGGGGACAAAAGGGAACCTGTTCCGTATGTACGAGGATAAGCCCATTTACTATGACAATTGGGACATTGATATTTATCATACGGAGAAGAGCTGGGATGTAACAGAACTGTCCCATATGGTATGGAAAGAGGAAGGTCCGGTCTGCATTGTTCTGGAAATGGAACGTCCTGTGAGTAAGTCCCTGATCCGGCAGAAAATTTATTTTTATGGAAACAGCCCCAGAATTGATTTTGAAACCTATGTGGACTGGAAGGAGCACCAGCACCTTTTAAAGGTTCATTTCCCTGTGGACATTCATTCGGACGAAGCGTCATTTGATATTCAGTTTGGAAATCTGACGAGAAAGGTACATACGAATACTTCCTGGGATATGGCCCGGTTTGAATCCTGCGGGCAGAAATGGATGGATTTTTCCGAAGGACATTACGGGGTAAGTCTTTTAAACGACTGTAAGTACGGACATTCTGTGAAGGATTCGGTTATGGGGCTTACTTTGATTAAATCGGGAATTGAACCGAATCCGGTGACGGATCAGGAGGAGCATTTGTTCACTTATTCTTTGTATCCTCACGCAGGAAATTTAAGAGAATGTGACGTTGTGAAGGAGGGCTATAAACTAAATGTGCCCCTGCTTTTCCTGGAAGCAGGCGAACCAGGGCGGCAGGAATCCCTTTTGCAGGTGGATGCTTCCAATGTGATGGTGGAAACCGTTAAGGAGGCAGAAAACGGAGAAGGAATGATAATTCGCATGTATGAATATGAAAATGCAAAAACCCACGCCACACTTACCCTGGGAATGGGAAAGAGGATTAAACGGGTCTATGAATGCAATCTGCTTGAGACACGGGAACGAGAAGTGACAGAGCATAGGTCTCAGGAGTTTGAATTTGTAATAAAACCTTTTGAAATTAAGACTTATGAGGTTGTGTTTGAAAGCCTTTCTTAAAGGTAAAATGCGATCCCCCCTGCAAATGTTGGCAATAACAGCATTTGCGGGGGGGATCGCATTTTTTTCAGCAGTCCATAAAAGATTGGATTTTCTACAATTGGCTGGAATATCAGCTTGGGGACCGGACAGACGGTTTCTAATTGATGACTTATTAACCTCTGCCCAGAAGGGCTTCTGCCATGCTGTCATAGCCATAAATTGATGATACGTATCTTAAGCCGTCGGTAATTTCATTTTTGGAAAAATCATGCTCTTCAAGAAAACTGTAATCTACCTGATTTAAATGATAATAAAACATGAGTGCCATTTTAAAATGCTCCATATCTTCCAAATCCAGCTCATCCAATAATTTGTTTTCCGCCTCATTGATGTTTCCCGCCTGGATGAGAGCTAAAAGCTCCTGATATTTAGATGCTGTCTCCTGATCTTTAAAATTCAGTTCATCATTTTCCCCTAATTCAATATGAAAAATCAGCTTCAGCAATGTTGTTACCATTTCGTGGATCATGCGCATGATAAAATCTTCTTCCAGCATAAAATTCTCCTTTTTCAACCGTAATTAATGATAAGCATGTAAATGTTTTTCATAAAAAATAATTTACCACAAATCATAAAAAAAGTAAAATATATATTTGGCAGATGCTTTGGACAGGTTGATGAATGGAAACTGATTCGGCTTCCCTGTTTTAGGGAAAGATGGTAAGAAAAAGGATAAAATCCTCAGCTATTGAAGGAGATAGCAAAATATGGTAAGCTGTTTCTTAAAATGATGCTGGAAAATAAGACAAACTATAAGCTCCGGGAGGCCGCAGATGATAGAAACGGAATTGGCAAAGAAATTCATTGAACAGGTCACACAATATACAGAATACAATATCAACATTATGAATGAGCAGGGAGTCATCATCGCCAGCCGGGATCCGAAACGGGTGGGATCCTTTCATGAGGTTGCCTACTATATTGTAACCGGAAATGAGGACATAGTGGTCACTTCCACGGAGGAGGATTATCCCGG
The nucleotide sequence above comes from Lacrimispora sp. BS-2. Encoded proteins:
- a CDS encoding ABC transporter permease subunit; its protein translation is MKKKTILKKREGRRWSRNDTELSLLALPTVAWYLLFSFLPMFGLVIAFKNYKVTGGKSFLYNVVHSEWAGFKNFEFLIKSNDLFVILRNTICYNLVFIVLGMTISVSLAIMISLLHSKRKSKVYQTLMFFPYFMSWVVAAYFLDAFLNQDNGLINGMLRDLGRAPVQWYMKPGKWPFILVFMYLWKSCGYNMVIYLSAITGIDTTLYEAAVVDGAGKGQQVRYITLPCLKNVILMMFILNVGKIFYSDFGLFYQLSQGAGGSIFNTTATIDTYVFNALQFSTPIGMTSAATFFQSVSCCITILAANALIKRIDSSSAIL
- a CDS encoding carbohydrate ABC transporter permease, with the protein product MGKNKREEEEGFGLNRISGKVNALFHGIFILVTSLCILPMIFVFMISISSEQSIKMNGYRFWPEVFSLEAYRFLLREGKMILHALGVSCFVTVVGTVVGVLLTTLMGYVLSRREYRLNGLCTMIVFIPMIFNGGMISSYVVNTQFLHLKNSIWALILPLCVSSFNVVICKTFFRINIPDSVIESAQMDGASHFTIFGRIALPLSKPLIATVALFLTFGFWNDWFQSSLYITNTKLFSLQALLDHVQRNIAMMANNPSLGVNLKQYMNTMPKEGARMAMAMIIIVPIACTYPFFQRYFVTGLTVGAVKG
- a CDS encoding ABC transporter substrate-binding protein yields the protein MKKKTLIGMACVMGMALLAGCQSAGTKGGAEEAKGVEKSGKEDTVTLKWIQVGNGMPDNYDAWLAQINPYLEEKIGVNLDMEVVPWGDWENRRSVIVNSGEYFDILFTDQTRYNAEAATGALYDMTDLLKTKAPQLYDMIPEDYWRAASIGGKIYAVPTYKDSSVTEYFIWDKTKADQYGIDIQTVNSFETLHEALEKMKAGGEKTPYFMSKSGADFLVKDYYDQLGSGLAALGIRYDDNTKTVVNPMEQEDVLKQLDIVHKMYQEGIINGDAPTADDSNKYRTFFTCQGWSGAAASTWGPINGIDNCVAVQYGNTVVSNTSVRGSLNAVYSGCKNPEKAILFLQLVNTDSKVRDLLYYGVEGENFVYTQDGKVDKKNSDWSLAGYTQGTFFQVSQLATDEFNQWDEVRELNASASPSVMLGFDMDTSNVETELASCRAVYEKYRAEFFTGARDPRELIEVIKKELSAAGWERIREEAQKQVDDWK
- a CDS encoding alpha-mannosidase, whose translation is MWFIDKRIQVICEELKRLSVVKKLPIRNLQYKKGQYFYPWEAEQALAPWEDFIPGNMKWYGPDQHYWFRTTYTVPEELDGKTLRLHVKTQIEEWDDAKNPQFLLFAGGKILQGMDMNHRSVQLTGKAQAGECWELDMQAYTGTLHSEFDMIAEIWQVDVRLEKLYYDLVVPLQAFGRMEKEDKVRLDLETVLNETVNLLDLRNPYSSAFYESVERASAYLKEALYEAMGGYEEVIATCIGHTHIDVAWWWTVEQTREKVARSFATVLKLMEEYPNYKFMSSQPQLYLFLKERYPELYEKIKDRVREGRWEPEGGMWLEADTNLTSGESLVRQFLYGKKFFQEEFGTDNRILWLPDVFGYSGALPQIMKKCGIDYFMTTKLSWNQVDQMPYDTFLWKGIDGTEVFTHLVTTLGVGQSTDDFFTTYNGVLHPDSIMGGWKRYQNKDINNDILISYGYGDGGGGPTREMLETSLRMEKGIQGIPRVRQEFSGTYFKELFDRVKGKRRLPTWEGELYFEYHRGTYTSMARNKRANRKCEFLMMNLEFFSLLASWKGIAYPKEEIDRMWKVILLNQFHDILPGTSIHQVYEVTKREYEELEETGSKLVKKGMEVLADGGNAITVFNTLGFDRDDLLHLPKGMKGVLKDREGNIYPVQELQDCSIAYVKGIPSKGLKSFETEREEASGCARETGSPFVRKGNQLETPYYIVKLDENGLFASVYDKKNKREVLKEGTKGNLFRMYEDKPIYYDNWDIDIYHTEKSWDVTELSHMVWKEEGPVCIVLEMERPVSKSLIRQKIYFYGNSPRIDFETYVDWKEHQHLLKVHFPVDIHSDEASFDIQFGNLTRKVHTNTSWDMARFESCGQKWMDFSEGHYGVSLLNDCKYGHSVKDSVMGLTLIKSGIEPNPVTDQEEHLFTYSLYPHAGNLRECDVVKEGYKLNVPLLFLEAGEPGRQESLLQVDASNVMVETVKEAENGEGMIIRMYEYENAKTHATLTLGMGKRIKRVYECNLLETREREVTEHRSQEFEFVIKPFEIKTYEVVFESLS
- a CDS encoding DUF6483 family protein, with the translated sequence MLEEDFIMRMIHEMVTTLLKLIFHIELGENDELNFKDQETASKYQELLALIQAGNINEAENKLLDELDLEDMEHFKMALMFYYHLNQVDYSFLEEHDFSKNEITDGLRYVSSIYGYDSMAEALLGRG